Proteins found in one Megalobrama amblycephala isolate DHTTF-2021 linkage group LG5, ASM1881202v1, whole genome shotgun sequence genomic segment:
- the hspa4l gene encoding heat shock 70 kDa protein 4L, with protein MSVVGIDVGFQNCYIAVARSGGIETIANEYSDRCTPACISLASKNRTIGNAAKSQIITNFKNTVHGFKKFHGRAFDDPFVQGEKSKLPYSLHKLDNGNAGIKVRYLNEDKVFTIEQMTAMLLTKLKETSEHALKKPVVDCVISVPSFFTDVERRSLMDATQIAGLNCLRLINDTTAVALAYGIYKQDLPNPEEKPRNVVFVDIGHSSYQVSIASFNKGKLKVLATAFDPYLGGRNFDEILVEYFCEDFKNRFKLNVKDNPRALLRLYQECEKLKKLMSANSSDLPLNIECFMNDIDVHGKMNRAQFEEMCAQLLMKVEAPLKSVMEQSKLSRDEIYAIEVVGGATRIPAIKEKISKFFCKDISTTLNADEAVARGCALQCAILSPAFKVREFSITDAVPFPITLRWKSQTDESVGECEVYNKNHAAPFSKVITFHKKEPFDLEAFYSSPHELPYPDSRIGRFTVQNVVPQPDGDSSKVKVKVRVNVHGIFSVSSASLIEKQKGEAEDVQMDTEPTVQNEGRQEEQNKMQVDQEGQGEQPTEEERLSNSGSKDGDKQDQGASSSKAKSKVKSVDLPILANTTRQLDRDVLNNFVEYEKKMIIQDKLEKERNDAKNGVEEYVYDLRDKLCGIYEKYVTEDESNQLTIMLEDTENWLYEEGEDQEKEIYQDKLSELKKFGEPIEERYREHEGRPRAFDELGKKLQLFMKAVDMYKQKDERYQHLSTEEMGVVEKSVNEALGWMNVKMNAQSKLTIAQDPAVKVAEIIQKIQELEDICHPVLNRPKPKTEEPVEEGDKNNGAHNGPTAQQGADSKGNQQTKPPSGEMEVD; from the exons ATGTCTGTGGTGGGAATTGATGTGGGTTTCCAGAACTGTTACATCGCTGTTGCCAGGAGCGGCGGTATTGAAACCATTGCAAATGAATACAGTGACAGATGCACACC AGCATGCATTTCTCTGGCCTCTAAAAACCGGACCATTGGAAATGCTGCTAAAAGTCAG ATCATAACTAACTTTAAGAACACAGTTCATGGCTTTAAGAAGTTTCACGGTCGAGCGTTTGATGACCCATTTGTTCAAGGGGAAAAATCCAAGTTGCCTTACAGCCTTCACAAACTGGACAATGGCAATGCTGGAATAAAG GTACGTTATCTGAATGAGGACAAGGTGTTTACCATCGAGCAGATGACAGCCATGTTGCTCACCAAGCTCAAAGAAACTTCTGAGCATGCCTTGAAGAAGCCTGTGGTGGATTGTGTGATATCT GTCCCCAGCTTCTTCACGGATGTTGAAAGGAGATCCCTGATGGATGCAACTCAGATTGCTGGGCTGAACTGCTTGAGGCTGATTAATGACACAACAGCAG TGGCCTTGGCTTACGGCATCTATAAACAGGACTTGCCAAATCCAGAGGAGAAACCCCGTAATGTTGTGTTTGTTGACATTGGGCACTCATCTTATCAAGTTTCCATTGCTTCCTTTAACAAGGGGAAATTGAAG GTGTTGGCTACAGCATTTGACCCATATTTAGGCGGGCGCAACTTTGATGAAATACTTGTGGAGTATTTCTGTGAAGACTTCAAAAACCGTTTCAAACTAAATGTTAAAGACAACCCAAGAGCCCTTCTAAGGCTCTATCAGGAgtgtgagaaactgaagaaACTCATGAGTGCAAACTCTTCTGATCTCCCTCTAAACATTGAGTGCTTCATGAATGACATTGATGTCCATGGCAAAATGAACAG GGCTCAGTTTGAAGAGATGTGCGCTCAGCTCTTGATGAAAGTGGAGGCGCCATTGAAATCGGTCATGGAACAATCAA AGCTTAGCAGAGACGAGATCTATGCCATTGAGGTGGTGGGTGGAGCTACCAGAATCCCAGCCATAAAGGAGAAAATCTCGAAGTTCTTCTGTAAAGACATCAGCACCACACTGAACGCAGACGAGGCTGTAGCACGTGGATGTGCATTACAG TGTGCAATCCTGTCTCCAGCCTTCAAAGTCCGAGAGTTCTCCATTACAGACGCAGTTCCCTTCCCGATTACTCTTCGCTGGAAGTCTCAGACTGATGAAAGTGTTGG GGAATGTGAGGTGTACAATAAGAACCATGCAGCACCTTTCTCCAAAGTCATCACCTTTCACAAGAAGGAACCTTTTGACCTGGAAGCATTCTATAGTTCTCCACATGAGCTGCCCTATCCAGATAGCAGAATAG GCCGCTTTACCGTCCAGAATGTTGTGCCACAACCTGATGGGGACAGTTCAAAGGTCAAGGTGAAAGTGCGTGTGAATGTGCACGGCATCTTCAGCGTGTCCAGTGCCTCTCTGATAGAGAAGCAGAAAGGAGAGGCAGAGGATGTGCAGATGGACACAGAGCCGACTGTACAGAATGAGGGCAGGCAGGAAGAACAG AATAAAATGCAGGTGGACCAGGAAGGCCAAGGAGAACAGCCCACTGAAGAGGAAAGACTGAGTAATTCTGGCAGCAAG GATGGTGATAAACAAGATCAAGGTGCAAGCAGTAGCAAAGCCAAGTCAAAGGTGAAGAGTGTTGATCTGCCCATTTTGGCCAACACCACCCGACAGCTTGATCGAGATGTGCTCAACAACTTTGTTGAATATGAG aaaaaaatgatcATACAAGACAAGCTGGAAAAGGAGAGGAATGATGCTAAAAATGGTGTGGAGGAATATGTTTACGACCTGCGAGACAAACTGTGTGGCATCTATGAGAAATATGTGACTGAAGAT GAAAGCAACCAGCTCACCATAATGCTTGAGGACACAGAGAACTGGCTGTATGAAGAAGGAGAGGACCAGGAGAAAGAAATCTATCAAGACAAACTGTCTGAACTCAAA AAGTTTGGTGAGCCCATTGAAGAGCGGTACAGAGAGCACGAAGGCCGACCCAGAGCGTTTGATGAGCTGGGCAAGAAACTTCAGCTTTTTATGAAGGCGGTGGACATGTATAAACAGAAG GACGAGCGCTACCAACACTTGAGCACTGAGGAGATGGGTGTTGTTGAGAAGAGTGTGAATGAAGCTTTAGGCTGGATGAATGTGAAGATGAACGCCCAGAGCAAACTCACCATCGCTCAAGACCCAGCAGTCAAAGTAGCAGAGATCATTCAGAAGATTCAG